A DNA window from Streptomyces sp. B21-083 contains the following coding sequences:
- a CDS encoding serine/threonine-protein kinase — translation MQPLDVGESAVVGPYRLLGRLGAGGMGRVYLGRSTGGRTVAVKIVHPHFALDEEFRARFRREVEAARRVGGAWTASVLDADPDAPVPWVATAYAAGPSLTAAITNDGPLPLDSVRALGAGLAEALTAVHALNLVHRDVKPSNVLLTLDGPLLIDFGIARATDGTASLTSTGVSVGSPGYISPEQILGHPVTGAADVFSLGAVLAYAATGRSPFPGDSSAALLYKVVHEEPQLDGLSGELREVVEGCLAKDPSARPAPAEVARRLAPEGAARLVAGGWLPGAVVERVSRDAVALLNLEVAEAAAQEGARSGPVGFSTPMVAGAGFGAGEFGPPPVMPGLPGPRDAEPESSDRVPGKVSVSVAATSAPAADGRGRKLSCTVALAVAGAMAVVTVGSTFLFDLLPGGGADDDSAGSKDTGRPAASSASSEDSGQTELSPAPSGTTTVPASYVGTWEGPAVALDGTLPMGTFRVTVQQAAVGDKLGTFRQTDQIGGICDDDLYLKEVTKTWLVVTSIADKSNRNVCTTGSHRVLLTPTGDDLKYETDNPEAGNPVARMSRMR, via the coding sequence CGGGTCTACCTGGGGCGCAGCACCGGCGGCCGTACCGTCGCGGTCAAGATCGTGCACCCGCACTTCGCGCTCGACGAGGAGTTCCGCGCCCGGTTCCGGCGCGAGGTCGAGGCCGCCCGGCGGGTCGGCGGCGCCTGGACGGCCTCCGTCCTGGACGCGGACCCGGACGCCCCGGTGCCGTGGGTGGCGACGGCGTACGCGGCCGGCCCCTCGCTGACGGCGGCGATCACGAACGACGGTCCCCTGCCCCTGGATTCCGTACGGGCACTGGGTGCAGGGCTCGCCGAGGCGCTGACCGCCGTGCACGCCCTGAACCTCGTCCACCGGGACGTGAAGCCCTCGAACGTCCTGCTCACCCTCGACGGCCCGCTCCTCATCGACTTCGGCATCGCGCGGGCCACCGACGGCACGGCGTCCCTGACGTCGACGGGCGTCTCGGTCGGCTCACCCGGCTACATTTCCCCGGAGCAGATCCTCGGCCATCCGGTCACCGGAGCGGCGGACGTCTTCTCCCTGGGCGCGGTACTGGCGTACGCGGCGACCGGCAGATCTCCCTTCCCCGGGGACTCCTCGGCGGCCCTGCTCTACAAGGTCGTGCACGAGGAGCCCCAACTCGACGGGTTGAGCGGTGAGTTGCGGGAGGTCGTCGAAGGCTGCCTGGCGAAGGACCCCTCGGCTCGACCGGCCCCCGCCGAGGTGGCCCGGCGGCTCGCTCCGGAGGGGGCGGCGCGGCTGGTGGCGGGCGGATGGCTGCCGGGGGCGGTGGTGGAGCGGGTCAGCCGGGACGCGGTGGCGCTGCTGAACCTGGAAGTCGCGGAGGCGGCGGCTCAGGAGGGTGCGCGGTCCGGGCCGGTGGGGTTCAGTACGCCGATGGTCGCGGGGGCGGGCTTCGGCGCGGGCGAGTTCGGGCCGCCGCCGGTGATGCCCGGGCTGCCGGGGCCCCGGGACGCGGAGCCGGAGTCGTCCGATCGGGTGCCCGGCAAGGTCTCCGTCAGTGTGGCGGCGACCTCCGCACCCGCCGCCGACGGGCGCGGACGGAAGCTGAGCTGCACGGTGGCATTGGCGGTGGCGGGTGCGATGGCGGTGGTGACGGTCGGTTCGACGTTCCTGTTCGATCTGCTGCCGGGCGGTGGCGCCGACGACGACTCGGCGGGGAGCAAGGACACCGGCCGGCCCGCGGCGAGCTCGGCGTCGAGCGAGGACTCCGGCCAGACAGAACTGAGTCCGGCACCGAGCGGCACGACGACGGTGCCCGCGTCGTACGTCGGCACCTGGGAGGGTCCGGCTGTCGCCCTCGACGGGACGCTGCCGATGGGGACGTTCCGGGTGACGGTCCAACAGGCCGCCGTGGGCGACAAGTTGGGCACCTTCCGGCAGACGGACCAGATCGGCGGCATCTGCGACGACGATCTGTACCTGAAGGAGGTCACGAAGACCTGGCTCGTCGTCACGTCGATCGCCGACAAGTCGAACCGGAACGTGTGTACGACGGGGTCGCACAGGGTGCTGCTCACGCCGACCGGCGACGACCTGAAGTACGAGACGGACAACCCGGAGGCGGGAAATCCGGTGGCCCGGATGTCGCGGATGCGGTAG